The Longimicrobiales bacterium genome includes the window ACTCTGTTTGGAATCGCCCTCGCGGCGGCGGCTCTGGTAATCCTGGCACAGCAGGGGCAGGCTCAGGATGCCACTCAGGAGCAGGTGGAACTCACCTTCACGCTCTTCGGATCACTGGTCGACGGGAACACGGGGAGAGCGCTGCCCGGGGCCTGGGTCGGCATCCCGGACACGGAGTGGGGCTCGATCACCAACGACGAAGGTCGATTCGGCATCCCTGAGAGCACAGCGGGGCGGCTGGCGCTGACCATTGAGCTCATCGGCTACCAGAAACTCGAGTGGACAAGAGACGTTCAGAACGGCGAAGAACTGCTGCTCATCGAGTTGAGTCCAAAGCCGATTATGCTCGAGGGCCTTCAGGTCGTGACCGACCGCTTCACCTCACGACGCAACGCGACTGCGACGAGCGTGTTCGCCTACGCCTCGGACGCTCTTTCTTCCGCTATCTCACAGAACGCTCTGGAATTCATCGAATTCGAGTCTGCCGCCTGGGTCACACCATGCAATGGCCGCCAGAGCGACCGCTGCCTTTTCGTGAGAGGACGCCCGGTGGAGCCGGACATCTATATCGATGAGATGCCTGTGCTCGGTGGACTCGGCTACCTCGAGTCATTTGCACCATGGGAGTTCCACATGATCGAAGTGTACGGAGGCGGACGACACATTCGCGCCTATACGCCTCGGTTCATGGAGCGGGCTGCAAAGCGCCGTATTTACCCGATCACGCTGCCCTTCTAAAACACGGGACCAGACAACCGGCCTGGGCCCTCCCGCTGATCGTCAGTCGGGGAGCCCAGGCTCGGTCATCGCACGCACGTCGAGCGCCTCATCGATCTGGTCTTCGGGCAACAG containing:
- a CDS encoding carboxypeptidase-like regulatory domain-containing protein; the encoded protein is MINTRNTLGTTGLSGLRATLFGIALAAAALVILAQQGQAQDATQEQVELTFTLFGSLVDGNTGRALPGAWVGIPDTEWGSITNDEGRFGIPESTAGRLALTIELIGYQKLEWTRDVQNGEELLLIELSPKPIMLEGLQVVTDRFTSRRNATATSVFAYASDALSSAISQNALEFIEFESAAWVTPCNGRQSDRCLFVRGRPVEPDIYIDEMPVLGGLGYLESFAPWEFHMIEVYGGGRHIRAYTPRFMERAAKRRIYPITLPF